In a genomic window of Seriola aureovittata isolate HTS-2021-v1 ecotype China chromosome 11, ASM2101889v1, whole genome shotgun sequence:
- the LOC130177459 gene encoding NALCN channel auxiliary factor 1 isoform X1 — MTRGAWMRRQHDEGLKYWFAPRENEKPFTESERAQRWRLSLASLLFITVLLSDHLWFCAEAKLTRTRDKRSDEGLAITDMGEYPNSLHRHHTPTSPDPYRLAREQYVIFLGNSTKSLWRMDACHPDSLSKDCFTFTDAETVCLGLSGGGEKGTQLAYVNLSDLYLSFCNSYSLLDLFYGFTSPVVLNCTLDMAMGVDLLGCSECVRAYQRLDLEAEENYREFELLVQKYETDAYSVRTCMEECKAGDKGMRLFEKSTAALPWKRLLVVLYSPSTQHNETVQLPPSLPWASAPINTSTPISFSPYSLSLSLLLPPSLSSVGHYSVKILILTQLISGGVMSCFSGAWVLVGSAKKVKDYSMCLSDVRVCDCVLCLCARTSSMHPVILRLPQPGSAHKEIKVAMSSFKCIQFNRIYDMNN; from the exons ATGACCAGGGGTGCTTGGATGCGTCGGCAGCATGATGAAGGCTTAAAATACTGGTTTGCACCCCGAGAGAACGAGAAGCCATTTACCGAGTCGGAGCGGGCCCAGAGATGGCGACTGTCGCTGGCCTCTCTGCTGTTCATCACCGTCCTGCTCTCTGATCACTTGTGGTTCTGTGCCGAGGCGAAACTGACGCGAACCCGAGACAAGCGGTCGGACGAGGGGCTTGCAATTACGGACATGGGCGAGTACCCAAACTCCCTCCACCGACACCATACCCCAACATCACCTGACCCCTACCGCCTCGCCAGAGAGCAATATGTTATTTTTCTAGGGAATTCTACCAAATCTCTGTGGCGAATGGACGCCTGTCACCCTGACAGCCTGTCCAAAGACTGCTTTACTTTCACGGACGCGGAGACCGTGTGCCTGGGCCTCTCCGGTGGAGGGGAAAAGGGGACACAGTTGGCGTACGTGAATCTGAGCGATTTGTACCTTTCTTTTTGTAATTCCTACTCACTTTTGGATTTGTTTTACGGGTTTACGAGTCCGGTCGTTTTGAATTGCACCCTGGATATGGCCATGGGGGTGGATCTGCTGGGATGCAGCGAGTGTGTCCGGGCTTATCAGCGTCTTGACCTGGAGGCGGAAGAGAACTACCGGGAGTTTGAACTGCTGGTTCAGAAATACGAGACGGATGCATACTCGGTTAGGACGTGCATGGAGGAATGCAAG GCAGGAGATAAGGGAATGCGTCTGTTCGAGAAGAGCACAGCAGCACTCCCATGGAAACGCCTCCTCGTCGTCCTCTATTCCCCATCTACGCAGCACAACGAGACCGTACAGCTCCCTCCTTCACTGCCATGGGCTTCAGCTCCTATCAACACATCCACacccatttctttctctccatattctctctctctctctctccttctccctccctccctctcatctgTAGGCCActactctgtaaaaatccttaTCCTCACACAGTTAATATCTGGAGGAGTGATGTCCTGTTTCTCTGGTGCGTGGGTACTGGTTGGGTCTGCTAAAAAAGTCAAAGACTACAGTATGTGCTTGTCCGATGTacgtgtgtgtgactgtgttttgtgCCTGTGTGCAAGAACAAGCTCCATGCATCCAGTAATTCTCCGATTGCCACAGCCCGGCTCCGCTCACAAAGAGATAAAAGTTGCAATGAGTTCTTTTAAATGCATCCAATTCAATCGGATCTATGACATGAACAAttga